A single window of Synechococcus sp. CBW1004 DNA harbors:
- the purS gene encoding phosphoribosylformylglycinamidine synthase subunit PurS, with protein MPLFHARVQVSLRPSVLDPAGEATRAAASRLGVEGIQRLRIGKAIEVSIEAPDQAAARQRLELLSDRLLANPVIEDWSLDLADAG; from the coding sequence GTGCCGCTCTTCCATGCCCGCGTTCAGGTGTCCCTGCGCCCATCCGTGCTCGACCCAGCCGGTGAGGCCACCCGTGCCGCCGCGTCGCGGCTCGGCGTTGAGGGAATCCAGCGACTGCGCATCGGCAAGGCGATCGAGGTCTCGATCGAGGCCCCTGATCAGGCCGCGGCGCGCCAGCGCCTGGAGCTGCTCAGCGACCGCCTGCTGGCCAACCCGGTGATCGAGGACTGGAGCCTCGATCTCGCCGACGCCGGCTGA
- a CDS encoding GTP-binding protein: MSSPTRLPVTVVTGFLGAGKTTLLRHLLLESGQRLAVIVNEFGDVGIDGDLIAACGFCPEEERDSRLVELTNGCLCCTVQDDFLPTMEHLLERSDQLDGIVVETSGLALPAPLVSAFGWPAIRPRVRVQAVVTVVDGEALAAGHFVGDSEAVEAQRRADPSMDHLTALEELFDDQLQAADLVLVSRADRLTAEAAAGVIERIRAGARPGTGVLPMTRGRIDPALVLDGPESGPDQSGDHLRSQPHSRNNDHDHGPHAAVTLHVHGDKDNHHHQDRHQDGHHDHDHHDHSHADIASVVLRRQGDWQRQDLEAWLARLIREQPVLRLKGRLRQSGKALPLQIQAVGPRLECWYESEATPTSTEAGLELVLLIPASQERAIHDCFADLPAPLAASAAPAS, translated from the coding sequence ATGTCCTCACCAACCCGTCTGCCCGTCACCGTCGTGACGGGTTTCCTGGGCGCCGGCAAGACCACGCTGCTGCGCCACCTTCTGCTGGAGAGCGGCCAGCGCCTGGCCGTCATCGTCAACGAATTCGGTGATGTCGGCATCGACGGCGATCTGATCGCCGCCTGCGGCTTCTGCCCCGAAGAGGAACGGGACAGCCGCCTGGTGGAGCTCACCAACGGCTGCCTCTGCTGCACCGTGCAGGACGACTTCCTGCCGACCATGGAGCACCTGCTGGAGCGCTCTGATCAACTCGACGGCATCGTCGTGGAAACCAGCGGCCTGGCCCTTCCGGCGCCCCTGGTGTCGGCCTTCGGCTGGCCGGCGATCCGGCCGCGCGTGCGCGTGCAGGCCGTGGTGACGGTGGTCGATGGCGAGGCCCTGGCGGCAGGCCACTTTGTCGGAGACAGCGAAGCGGTGGAAGCCCAGCGACGTGCTGACCCCAGCATGGATCACCTCACCGCCCTCGAGGAACTGTTCGACGATCAGCTGCAGGCGGCTGATCTGGTCCTGGTCAGCCGGGCCGACCGTCTGACGGCCGAGGCGGCCGCAGGGGTGATCGAACGGATCCGGGCCGGAGCACGACCGGGAACGGGAGTACTGCCGATGACCCGGGGCCGGATCGATCCTGCGCTGGTGCTGGACGGGCCGGAATCAGGCCCCGACCAGAGCGGCGACCATCTCCGAAGCCAGCCCCACAGTCGGAACAACGACCACGACCATGGGCCCCACGCGGCGGTCACCCTTCACGTCCATGGGGACAAGGACAACCACCACCATCAGGACAGGCATCAGGACGGGCATCACGATCACGACCATCACGACCACAGCCATGCCGACATCGCCTCGGTGGTGCTGCGGCGACAGGGTGACTGGCAGCGGCAGGACCTGGAGGCGTGGCTGGCGCGACTGATCCGCGAGCAGCCGGTGCTGCGGCTCAAGGGCCGCCTGAGGCAGTCGGGCAAGGCCCTGCCCCTTCAGATCCAGGCGGTGGGGCCCCGCCTGGAGTGCTGGTACGAAAGCGAGGCGACGCCGACCTCCACGGAGGCAGGCCTGGAGCTGGTGCTGCTCATTCCCGCCAGCCAGGAGAGGGCGATACACGATTGTTTCGCCGACCTGCCGGCACCGCTGGCGGCGAGCGCAGCTCCGGCCTCCTGA
- a CDS encoding HupE/UreJ family protein, which produces MTISSPTGPGPLHRRPSRLITAVLALPGVLVALLLLTPAAQAHHMMDLLHLRPTPMSGLISGLLHPVIGPDHLLFLLALALVGLQRRRIWMLGLLATGLLGSAAGLLLPGLPGSEVLVSLSLVVVGLVLFGRLPAPVLLPAFALHGYVLSASVLGWNTAPLSAYLVGLLLSQGALLLLSLTVLRSLSDRLTPRHHQMLASALIGIGGAWSWSALVA; this is translated from the coding sequence ATGACAATCTCCTCGCCGACCGGGCCCGGGCCTCTGCACCGCCGTCCCTCCCGACTGATCACGGCTGTGCTGGCCCTGCCCGGGGTTCTCGTGGCCCTGTTGCTGCTGACTCCAGCCGCCCAGGCGCATCACATGATGGATCTGCTGCATCTCAGGCCGACTCCGATGAGCGGCCTGATCAGTGGCCTGCTCCATCCGGTGATCGGCCCCGACCACCTGCTGTTCCTTCTGGCCCTGGCCCTGGTGGGACTGCAACGCCGGCGCATCTGGATGCTGGGCCTGCTGGCCACCGGGCTCCTCGGCAGTGCGGCCGGTCTGCTGCTTCCCGGCCTGCCAGGCAGTGAGGTTCTGGTGTCGCTGAGCCTGGTGGTGGTGGGCCTGGTGCTGTTCGGTCGCCTGCCGGCTCCGGTGCTGCTGCCCGCCTTCGCCCTGCATGGCTACGTGCTGAGCGCTTCGGTCCTGGGTTGGAATACCGCCCCATTGAGCGCCTACCTGGTGGGCCTGCTGCTCAGCCAGGGCGCCCTGCTGCTTCTGTCACTGACCGTCCTGCGTTCGCTGAGCGATCGCCTCACACCTCGTCACCACCAGATGCTCGCCTCGGCCCTGATCGGCATCGGCGGCGCCTGGAGCTGGTCTGCCCTGGTGGCTTGA
- a CDS encoding pentapeptide repeat-containing protein: MGSAPIHLRRALGVLLPRLALALALLLIPLGLGGPPALAITAPELRGQRSLQDLQPDMHGRNLQQQEFLKADLEGFDLSGSDLRGAVFNNSNLQKANLSGADLEDVVAYASRFDGADLSDAVLRNGMLMQSHFREASIEGADFSDAVLDLPERKALCARAGGINSRTGIATRDSLECR; the protein is encoded by the coding sequence ATGGGGTCCGCTCCGATCCACCTGCGCCGTGCCCTCGGAGTCCTGCTCCCCAGGTTGGCGCTGGCACTGGCCCTGCTCCTGATCCCTCTCGGTTTGGGAGGACCGCCGGCCCTGGCGATCACGGCTCCGGAGCTGCGCGGTCAACGCTCGCTGCAGGATCTGCAACCCGATATGCACGGCCGCAACCTGCAGCAGCAGGAATTTCTCAAAGCCGATCTGGAGGGCTTCGACCTCTCGGGCTCCGACCTGCGCGGCGCTGTGTTCAATAACAGCAACCTGCAGAAGGCCAACCTCAGCGGCGCGGACCTGGAGGACGTGGTGGCCTACGCCAGCCGCTTCGACGGGGCCGATCTGAGCGATGCGGTGCTCCGCAACGGGATGCTGATGCAGAGCCACTTCCGCGAGGCTTCGATCGAAGGGGCCGACTTCAGTGACGCCGTCCTCGATCTGCCCGAGCGCAAGGCACTCTGCGCCCGAGCCGGCGGCATCAATTCCCGCACCGGCATCGCCACCCGCGACAGCCTCGAGTGCCGCTGA
- the upp gene encoding uracil phosphoribosyltransferase yields the protein MSMSLRVVVPPHPLIGHWLTLLRDRNTPSPLFATSLAELGRWLTYEALRDWLPERSVAIETPLSATEGRVIDPTIPLLAVPVLREGLGLWQGAQGVLPNASVAHVGLTAGDSGAPSRWYLDSLPKAIGERVGVLVFLPVLASGATLLSLLERLDSLRVRGPRLRVITSLAAAPGLKAVGERFGDLTVYCACIDPELTDEGLLRPGCGDIAARLYGSVEASA from the coding sequence ATGAGCATGTCTCTGCGGGTGGTGGTGCCCCCCCACCCCCTGATCGGCCACTGGCTCACCCTGCTGCGCGATCGCAACACCCCCTCACCCCTGTTCGCCACATCCCTGGCGGAACTGGGCCGCTGGCTCACCTATGAGGCGCTGCGCGACTGGCTGCCGGAACGGTCAGTGGCGATCGAGACGCCGTTGTCTGCCACGGAAGGCCGCGTCATCGATCCCACCATCCCGCTGCTGGCGGTGCCGGTGCTGCGGGAGGGGCTGGGCCTGTGGCAGGGCGCCCAGGGGGTGCTGCCCAACGCCTCAGTGGCCCATGTGGGACTGACTGCGGGCGACTCTGGTGCACCATCCCGCTGGTACCTCGACAGTCTGCCGAAGGCCATCGGCGAGCGGGTGGGTGTGCTGGTGTTCCTGCCGGTGCTGGCCAGTGGAGCCACCCTGCTGAGCCTGTTGGAGCGGCTCGATTCCCTCAGGGTGCGGGGGCCCCGGCTGAGGGTGATCACCTCCCTGGCGGCGGCGCCAGGCCTGAAAGCTGTGGGAGAGCGCTTCGGCGATCTCACCGTCTACTGCGCCTGCATCGATCCGGAACTCACGGACGAGGGGCTTCTCAGGCCGGGTTGTGGCGACATTGCCGCCAGGCTTTATGGAAGCGTCGAGGCCTCTGCCTAG
- the ilvD gene encoding dihydroxy-acid dehydratase → MLRSAAITQGIQRSPNRAMLRAVGFGDGDFSKPIIGVANGYSTITPCNLGLNDLARRAEKAALDAGAMPQMFGTITVSDGISMGTEGMKYSLVSREVIADSIETACNAQSMDALLAIGGCDKNMPGAMLAMARMNIPSIFVYGGTIKPGKLGACDLTVVSAFEAVGQFSGGRIDEQELTAIEKNACPGAGSCGGMFTANTMSAAFEVLGLSLPYSSTMAAEDAEKADSAARSAEVLVEAIAKNILPRDLMTREAFENAIAVIMAVGGSTNSVLHLLAVARTAGVPLSIDDFEMIRQRVPVICDLKPSGRYVTVDLHQAGGIPQVMKLLLDAGLLHGDCKTIEGKTLREVLADVPSEPPAGQDVIRPLSNPLYAKGHLAILKGNLAEEGAVAKISGVKNPVITGPARVFESEETCLAAILDKQINPGDVVVVRQEGPVGGPGMREMLSPTAAIVGQGLLDSVALITDGRFSGGSFGLVVGHVAPEAAVGGTIGLVQEGDSITVDANQLLIQLNVDEAELAKRRAAWVKPEPRYRTGVLGKYARLVSSSSLGAVTDPVE, encoded by the coding sequence ATGCTCCGCTCCGCCGCCATCACCCAGGGCATCCAGCGCTCCCCCAACCGCGCCATGCTGCGGGCCGTGGGCTTCGGCGACGGCGATTTCAGCAAGCCGATCATCGGCGTCGCCAATGGCTACAGCACCATCACTCCGTGCAACCTCGGGCTCAACGATCTGGCCCGCCGGGCTGAGAAGGCGGCCCTCGATGCCGGTGCGATGCCGCAGATGTTCGGCACGATCACCGTGAGTGACGGCATCTCGATGGGGACCGAAGGGATGAAGTATTCCCTCGTCAGCCGTGAGGTGATCGCCGATTCGATCGAGACGGCCTGCAACGCGCAGAGCATGGATGCGCTGCTGGCGATCGGTGGCTGCGACAAGAACATGCCCGGCGCCATGCTGGCGATGGCCCGCATGAACATTCCCTCGATCTTCGTGTACGGCGGCACGATCAAACCCGGCAAACTCGGGGCCTGCGATCTCACCGTGGTCAGCGCCTTCGAGGCGGTGGGTCAGTTCAGCGGTGGCCGCATCGATGAGCAGGAGCTCACCGCCATTGAGAAGAATGCCTGCCCCGGCGCCGGCAGCTGCGGTGGCATGTTCACCGCCAACACGATGAGCGCCGCCTTCGAGGTGCTGGGACTGAGCCTGCCTTACAGCTCCACGATGGCCGCTGAGGATGCCGAGAAGGCTGACAGCGCCGCCCGCAGCGCCGAGGTGTTGGTGGAGGCGATCGCCAAGAACATCCTGCCCCGCGATCTGATGACCCGCGAGGCCTTTGAGAACGCCATCGCTGTGATCATGGCGGTGGGCGGCTCCACCAATTCGGTGCTGCATCTGCTGGCCGTGGCCCGCACCGCCGGCGTGCCGCTGAGCATCGACGACTTCGAGATGATCCGTCAGCGGGTGCCGGTGATCTGCGATCTCAAGCCGAGCGGCCGATACGTCACCGTCGATCTGCATCAGGCCGGTGGCATCCCCCAGGTGATGAAGCTGCTGCTCGACGCCGGCCTGCTGCACGGCGACTGCAAGACGATCGAAGGGAAGACCCTGCGCGAGGTGCTGGCCGATGTGCCCAGTGAGCCGCCCGCCGGTCAGGACGTGATCCGGCCGCTGAGCAATCCGCTCTATGCCAAGGGCCATCTGGCGATCCTCAAGGGGAACCTGGCCGAGGAGGGCGCCGTCGCCAAGATCAGCGGTGTCAAGAATCCGGTGATCACAGGCCCGGCGCGGGTGTTCGAGAGCGAGGAGACCTGCCTGGCGGCCATCCTCGACAAGCAGATCAACCCCGGTGATGTGGTTGTGGTGCGCCAGGAGGGCCCGGTCGGCGGCCCTGGAATGCGCGAGATGCTCAGTCCCACCGCCGCGATCGTGGGCCAGGGGCTTCTGGATTCGGTGGCCCTGATCACCGATGGACGCTTCTCCGGCGGCTCCTTCGGCCTTGTGGTGGGTCATGTGGCTCCCGAGGCCGCCGTGGGTGGCACCATCGGCCTGGTGCAGGAGGGCGACAGCATCACCGTCGACGCCAACCAGCTGCTGATCCAGCTGAACGTGGATGAGGCTGAGCTGGCGAAGCGCCGCGCCGCCTGGGTGAAGCCCGAGCCCCGCTATCGCACCGGCGTGCTGGGCAAGTACGCACGCCTTGTGAGCAGCAGCAGCCTGGGGGCGGTGACCGATCCGGTCGAGTGA
- a CDS encoding CIA30 family protein, whose protein sequence is MRVVSGEGFSGWHALNDTIMGGRSSGSCRCGSYGLDFDAQVVAEGGGFVSVRSPLFSPPLDLSAFRGLELVLAGEGRRFKLAVACADGAAGLTELIPGGLRWVREFGTEPEGFSRVRIDFDQLTPSLRAQPIEKLPLGLPLRFDASRITRLQLLHSRFGDDGGANPGFRAGPLHLVIESIHAVA, encoded by the coding sequence ATGCGAGTGGTTTCGGGCGAGGGTTTCAGCGGCTGGCATGCCCTCAATGACACGATCATGGGCGGCCGCAGCAGCGGCAGCTGCCGCTGCGGCTCCTACGGCCTCGACTTCGACGCCCAGGTGGTCGCCGAGGGCGGCGGCTTCGTCAGCGTGCGCTCGCCCCTGTTCTCGCCACCGCTGGATCTGTCGGCCTTCCGCGGCCTCGAGCTGGTGCTGGCCGGAGAGGGCCGGCGCTTCAAGCTGGCGGTGGCCTGCGCCGACGGTGCCGCGGGCCTCACCGAGCTCATCCCGGGTGGGCTGCGCTGGGTGCGTGAATTCGGCACGGAGCCCGAAGGCTTCAGCAGGGTCCGTATCGACTTCGATCAGCTCACACCGTCGCTGCGCGCCCAGCCGATCGAGAAGCTGCCGCTGGGCCTGCCTCTGCGCTTCGATGCCTCGCGCATCACCCGCCTGCAACTGCTGCACTCCCGTTTCGGGGACGACGGCGGCGCCAATCCAGGCTTCCGCGCCGGCCCCCTGCATCTGGTGATCGAATCGATCCATGCCGTCGCCTGA
- the pgl gene encoding 6-phosphogluconolactonase, with protein sequence MTRYRLIMASGPEDLARQCAERIASGIDLALAERDRAQIALAGGETPKPAYERLGNEHLPWERVDVLLGDERWVDAEDPASNALMLRRTLLAQAPALHARFHPVPTDSDAPAADAALYADLVAELCAGRPPRLDLVLLGLGDDGHTASLFPGTEATTVTDRWATVSEGKGLPRITLTSPVLSAARQVIFLVSGAGKQQALRRLLDPSEPAERTPARLVQPAGEVVILADAAAAEGLQPGLQMPG encoded by the coding sequence ATGACGCGCTACCGGCTGATCATGGCCAGCGGTCCGGAGGACCTGGCCCGCCAGTGCGCCGAACGGATCGCCTCCGGCATCGATCTGGCGCTGGCGGAACGGGACCGCGCCCAGATCGCCCTGGCCGGCGGCGAAACGCCGAAGCCTGCCTACGAACGGCTCGGCAACGAACACCTGCCCTGGGAGCGGGTGGACGTCCTGCTTGGTGACGAGCGCTGGGTGGATGCCGAGGATCCCGCGAGCAATGCTCTGATGCTCCGCCGGACCCTGCTGGCCCAGGCTCCGGCACTGCACGCGCGGTTCCATCCGGTCCCCACCGATTCCGACGCCCCCGCCGCCGATGCCGCTCTGTACGCAGACCTCGTCGCCGAACTGTGCGCCGGCCGCCCTCCACGGCTCGATCTTGTCCTGCTGGGTCTCGGGGATGACGGCCACACCGCCTCGCTGTTCCCCGGCACTGAAGCCACGACGGTGACGGACCGCTGGGCCACGGTGTCGGAAGGAAAGGGATTACCGCGCATCACCCTGACGTCCCCGGTGCTGTCCGCAGCCAGGCAGGTGATCTTCCTGGTGAGTGGAGCCGGCAAGCAGCAGGCTCTGCGTCGGCTCCTCGATCCCTCGGAACCCGCCGAGCGGACGCCGGCCCGGCTGGTGCAGCCCGCCGGTGAGGTGGTGATCCTCGCGGACGCCGCCGCCGCCGAGGGGCTCCAACCCGGCCTGCAGATGCCGGGCTGA
- the gndA gene encoding NADP-dependent phosphogluconate dehydrogenase encodes MGKAHFGLIGLGVMGENLVLNAERNGFSSVVYNRTYAKTQEFLAGRGAGKDIIGAETLPEFVAALERPRRILVMVKAGQPVDDMISTLSPLLEEGDLLIDGGNSLYTDTERRVAQLESQRFGFIGMGVSGGAKGALEGPSMMPGGTRAAYDAIESLLTAMAAKVSDGACVTYIGPGGAGHFVKTVHNGIEYGIEQILAEAYDLMKRVAGMDGTAMADVLDGWNQLEELSSFLVEITEVCLRTRDPEDGGDLVEKIVDAAGQKGTGLWTVISALEMGVPVPTIYAALNARVLSSLRSERIAAESILPAARPAQLPTRSFDLGDPASGMAPLRDATILACIASYAQGMALLQEASTLHDYKLNFPEIGRIWKGGCIIRARLLQRIQDAYNANAGLPNLMVDPWFAEQINRRLPALRQVVAGAALAGIPVPCLSSSLDYISSYGTGRLPQNLVQAMRDCFGSHTYERVDRAGSFHTEWL; translated from the coding sequence ATGGGCAAGGCTCACTTCGGTCTGATCGGGCTCGGCGTGATGGGCGAGAACCTCGTCCTCAACGCGGAGCGCAACGGCTTCTCCAGCGTCGTCTACAACCGCACCTACGCCAAGACGCAGGAGTTTCTCGCCGGTCGCGGGGCGGGCAAGGACATCATCGGTGCCGAAACGCTGCCTGAATTCGTCGCGGCCCTCGAGCGTCCCAGACGCATCCTGGTGATGGTCAAGGCCGGCCAGCCGGTCGACGACATGATCAGCACCCTCTCGCCGCTGCTGGAGGAGGGGGATCTGCTGATCGACGGCGGCAATTCCCTCTACACCGACACCGAACGGCGCGTCGCCCAGCTGGAATCGCAGCGCTTCGGCTTCATCGGCATGGGCGTCTCCGGCGGCGCCAAGGGGGCTCTGGAGGGCCCGAGCATGATGCCCGGCGGCACCCGCGCCGCCTACGACGCCATCGAGAGCCTGCTCACCGCCATGGCCGCCAAGGTGAGCGACGGGGCCTGCGTCACCTACATCGGTCCTGGGGGCGCCGGCCACTTCGTCAAGACCGTCCACAACGGCATCGAGTACGGCATCGAGCAGATCCTGGCCGAGGCCTATGACCTGATGAAGCGGGTCGCCGGCATGGACGGCACAGCCATGGCGGATGTGCTGGATGGCTGGAACCAGCTCGAGGAGCTCTCCTCCTTCCTGGTCGAGATCACCGAGGTCTGCCTGCGCACCCGCGATCCGGAGGACGGTGGCGATCTGGTGGAGAAGATCGTCGATGCCGCCGGCCAGAAGGGCACCGGTCTGTGGACCGTGATCAGCGCCCTGGAGATGGGTGTGCCGGTGCCCACCATCTACGCCGCCCTCAACGCCCGCGTGCTCAGCTCCCTGCGCAGCGAACGGATCGCAGCCGAGTCGATCCTGCCGGCGGCGCGGCCGGCCCAGCTGCCCACCCGCAGCTTCGATCTGGGCGATCCCGCCAGTGGCATGGCACCGCTGCGCGACGCCACGATCCTGGCCTGCATCGCCAGCTACGCCCAGGGCATGGCCCTGCTTCAGGAGGCCTCCACCCTGCACGACTACAAGCTCAACTTCCCCGAGATCGGCCGCATCTGGAAGGGGGGCTGCATCATCCGCGCACGGCTGCTGCAACGCATTCAGGACGCCTACAACGCCAACGCCGGCCTGCCCAACCTGATGGTCGACCCCTGGTTCGCCGAACAGATCAACCGGCGTCTGCCGGCTCTGCGCCAGGTAGTGGCCGGCGCCGCCCTCGCCGGCATCCCGGTGCCCTGCCTGAGCAGCAGCCTCGATTACATCAGCAGCTACGGCACTGGCCGTCTGCCGCAGAACCTGGTGCAGGCGATGCGCGACTGCTTCGGCTCCCACACCTACGAGCGTGTGGACCGTGCCGGCAGCTTCCACACGGAGTGGCTGTGA
- a CDS encoding glucose-1-phosphate adenylyltransferase — MKRVLAIILGGGAGTRLYPLTKMRAKPAVPLAGKYRLIDIPISNCINSEINKIYVLTQFNSASLNRHLTMTYDLSAGFGQGFVEVLAAQQTPDSPSWFEGTADAVRKYQWLFQEWDVDHYLILSGDQLYRMDYSAFVQHHIDTGAHLSVGALPVDAAQAEGFGLMRTTPDGRIREFREKPKGADLEAMQVDTARLGLTPEEAVKRPYLASMGIYVFSRATLFDLLAKHPSATDFGKEIIPEALHRGDNLQSYLFDDYWEDIGTIGAFYEANLALTEQPNPAFSFYDEKFPIYTRPRYLPPSKMQDAQVTESIIGEGSLLKACSIHHCVLGVRTRVEDEVVLQDTLVMGADYFESMEERALLRQRGGIPIGVGRGTTVKRAILDKNVRIGENVTIVNKDRVEEADRPELNFYIRNGIVVIVKNGTIADGTVI; from the coding sequence ATGAAGCGTGTTCTGGCGATCATTCTCGGAGGGGGCGCAGGAACCCGCCTCTATCCCCTCACCAAGATGCGGGCCAAACCGGCAGTCCCCCTGGCCGGCAAGTATCGTCTGATTGATATTCCCATCAGCAACTGCATCAACTCCGAGATCAACAAGATCTACGTCCTGACGCAGTTCAACAGCGCCTCACTCAATCGTCACCTGACGATGACCTACGACCTCTCGGCCGGCTTCGGCCAGGGTTTTGTCGAGGTGCTTGCCGCCCAGCAGACCCCCGACAGCCCCAGTTGGTTTGAGGGCACTGCAGATGCTGTTCGCAAATACCAGTGGCTGTTCCAGGAATGGGACGTTGACCATTATCTGATTCTGTCCGGTGATCAGCTCTACCGGATGGACTACAGCGCCTTCGTGCAGCACCACATCGACACCGGTGCCCACCTGAGTGTCGGCGCCCTGCCTGTCGATGCCGCCCAGGCAGAAGGCTTCGGACTGATGCGAACAACCCCGGATGGACGCATCCGCGAATTCCGCGAGAAGCCCAAAGGAGCCGATCTCGAAGCGATGCAGGTGGATACCGCAAGGCTCGGCCTGACGCCGGAAGAAGCTGTCAAGCGGCCCTATCTGGCCTCGATGGGGATCTACGTCTTCAGCCGTGCAACGCTGTTCGATCTGTTGGCGAAGCACCCATCCGCCACCGATTTCGGCAAGGAGATCATCCCCGAGGCGTTGCACCGAGGCGACAACCTGCAGAGCTACCTTTTCGATGACTACTGGGAGGATATCGGCACGATCGGGGCTTTCTATGAGGCCAACCTGGCACTCACAGAACAACCCAATCCGGCCTTCTCCTTCTACGACGAGAAATTCCCGATCTACACCCGTCCCCGCTATCTTCCCCCCAGCAAGATGCAGGATGCCCAGGTCACCGAGTCGATCATCGGTGAGGGATCCCTGCTCAAGGCCTGCAGCATTCACCATTGCGTCCTTGGTGTGCGGACGCGCGTCGAAGATGAGGTGGTCCTGCAGGACACTCTCGTGATGGGAGCCGATTACTTCGAATCAATGGAGGAGCGTGCGCTGCTGCGCCAGCGCGGGGGCATTCCCATTGGCGTGGGCCGAGGCACCACCGTGAAGCGGGCGATCCTTGACAAGAACGTGCGCATCGGTGAAAACGTCACGATCGTCAACAAGGATCGCGTCGAGGAGGCCGATCGGCCGGAGCTCAATTTCTACATCCGCAATGGCATCGTGGTGATCGTCAAGAACGGCACGATCGCCGATGGCACGGTGATCTGA
- a CDS encoding glutamyl-tRNA reductase, with protein sequence MHIAVVGLSHRTAPVEIRERLSIPEQTMESSLQRLRSDEQVLEASILSTCNRLEIYALLRHPELGISAVGDFLSQVSGLSVDDLSPHLFTFHHEEAVAHLLRVAAGLDSLVLGEGQILSQVKKMVRLGQEHRSIGPILNRLLTQAVSTGKRVRTETNLGTGAVSISSAAVELAQLKVGQSRGIDELVPLDHEQVAVVGAGRMARLLLQHLQAKGCRGAVLLNRTVQRAEALAADFPALPVQCRPLSDLDHCLSTCSLVFTSTGAEEPIITADRLAALNRRSSLMLIDIGVPRNISPDAGELQGVDAFDVDDLQEVVARNQESRREIAQEAEGLLAEEARQFLEWWDGLEAVPLVNRLRHHLEDIREQELQKALSRMGPDLSARERKVVEALSKGIINKILHTPVTRLRAPQPRQQRHLAMKVMEELFELNEAGGEA encoded by the coding sequence ATGCACATCGCCGTCGTCGGTCTCAGCCATCGCACGGCTCCGGTGGAGATCCGAGAGCGGCTCAGCATCCCCGAGCAGACGATGGAGAGCTCTCTCCAGCGACTCCGGTCCGATGAACAGGTGCTGGAGGCCTCAATCCTCAGCACCTGCAACCGCCTTGAGATCTATGCCCTGCTCCGTCATCCGGAGCTGGGCATTTCCGCCGTGGGCGACTTCCTGAGCCAGGTGTCGGGGCTCAGCGTCGACGACCTCAGCCCCCACCTCTTCACCTTCCATCACGAAGAGGCGGTGGCCCATCTGCTGCGGGTGGCCGCCGGTCTGGACAGCCTGGTGCTGGGCGAGGGGCAGATTCTCTCCCAGGTGAAGAAGATGGTGCGGCTGGGCCAGGAGCACCGCTCCATCGGCCCGATCCTTAACCGCCTGCTCACCCAGGCGGTGAGCACCGGCAAACGGGTGCGCACCGAAACCAATCTCGGCACGGGCGCCGTGTCGATCAGCTCGGCGGCGGTCGAGCTCGCTCAGCTGAAGGTCGGCCAGAGTCGCGGGATCGACGAGCTGGTGCCCCTCGATCATGAGCAGGTGGCGGTGGTGGGCGCCGGTCGCATGGCCCGGCTGCTGCTGCAACACCTGCAGGCCAAGGGCTGCCGGGGTGCCGTGCTCCTGAACCGCACCGTGCAGCGCGCCGAGGCCCTGGCGGCTGATTTTCCCGCGCTGCCGGTGCAGTGCCGCCCACTCAGCGACCTCGACCACTGCCTGAGCACCTGCTCATTGGTGTTCACCAGCACCGGCGCCGAGGAGCCGATCATCACCGCTGACCGCCTGGCTGCCCTGAATCGGCGCTCGAGCCTGATGCTCATCGACATCGGCGTGCCTCGGAACATCAGCCCCGATGCAGGTGAACTGCAGGGCGTCGATGCGTTCGACGTGGACGACCTGCAGGAGGTGGTGGCACGCAATCAGGAATCACGGCGAGAGATCGCCCAGGAGGCCGAGGGCCTGCTGGCCGAGGAAGCCCGTCAGTTTCTCGAGTGGTGGGATGGTCTTGAGGCCGTGCCACTCGTCAACCGGCTGCGCCATCACCTCGAGGACATCCGCGAGCAGGAACTGCAGAAGGCCCTCAGTCGCATGGGCCCCGACCTGTCGGCCCGGGAGCGCAAGGTGGTGGAAGCCCTCAGCAAGGGGATCATCAACAAGATCCTGCACACACCGGTGACGCGTCTGCGGGCGCCTCAGCCGCGCCAGCAACGCCACCTGGCGATGAAGGTCATGGAGGAGCTGTTCGAGCTCAACGAAGCCGGCGGCGAAGCCTGA